The following coding sequences lie in one Lolium perenne isolate Kyuss_39 chromosome 2, Kyuss_2.0, whole genome shotgun sequence genomic window:
- the LOC127328823 gene encoding uncharacterized protein: MKVLYTNSAASVEEWITNAEGSLDSSARKIVGLDVEYDKLSGTYFNPKKAAVIQLCVGTDVLVYHICHADERSESLVEFLHGFRYIFAGFCTTEDCKVLSRSNLYVHNLKDIQEIWRDPDKKKKLQGLKDVAGAIIDPIYFEMKDGFGRAEHRMWANPPPLPPKHLEYAARDAYATYEVYRRLDLFERGFFSLFKHPEKKRGRDW; this comes from the coding sequence ATGAAGGTTCTGTACACGAATTCAGCAGCTAGTGTTGAGGAGTGGATCACCAATGCTGAAGGTTCCCTCGATTCTTCTGCTAGGAAGATTGTTGGTCTTGATGTTGAGTATGACAAACTCAGTGGTACCTATTTCAATCCGAAGAAAGCTGCTGTGATCCAGCTATGTGTTGGCACCGATGTTCTTGTGTACCACATATGCCATGCTGATGAGAGGAGTGAAAGTTTGGTTGAGTTTCTTCATGGCTTTAGGTACATTTTTGCTGGTTTTTGCACCACAGAAGACTGCAAAGTTCTCTCACGTTCAAATCTCTATGTTCATAATCTGAAGGATATCCAGGAAATATGGAGAGATCCGGACAAAAAGAAGAAACTTCAAGGCCTGAAGGATGTtgctggagctattatagatccaatctattttgagatgaaggatggtTTTGGAAGGGCAGAGCACAGGATGTGGGCTAATCCGCCGCCTCTACCGCCTAAGCATTTGGAATATGCTGCACGGGATGCATATGCAACCTACGAGGTTTATCGAAGGCTGGATTTGTTTGAGAGGGGCTTCTTCTCCTTATTCAAACATCCCGAGAAGAAGCGTGGCAGGGATTGGTGA
- the LOC127328822 gene encoding uncharacterized protein produces MKVLYTNAAASVEEWLTNAEASLDSSARKIVGLDVEYDKLSGTYFNPKKAAVIQLCVGTDVLVYHICHADERSEKLYDFFYGYRYTFAGFCVAEDRTILSRSKYYVHNVKDIQAIWRDPDNRKRTQGLKDVAGAIIDPIYFEMKDGFGRAEHRMWADPPPLPPKHLEYAARDAYATYEVFRRLDVFERGFFSLFKHPEKKRGRDW; encoded by the coding sequence ATGAAGGTCCTGTACACAAACGCAGCAGCTAGTGTTGAGGAGTGGCTCACCAATGCTGAAGCTTCCCTAGATTCTTCTGCTAGGAAGATTGTTGGTCTTGATGTTGAGTATGATAAACTCAGTGGAACCTATTTCAATCCGAAGAAAGCTGCTGTGATCCAGCTATGTGTTGGCACTGATGTTCTTGTGTACCACATATGCCATGCTGATGAGAGGAGTGAAAAGTTGTATGATTTCTTTTATGGCTATAGGTACACTTTTGCTGGGTTTTGCGTCGCAGAAGACCGCACCATTCTGTCACGTTCAAAGTACTATGTTCATAATGTGAAGGATATCCAGGCAATATGGAGAGATCCGGACAACAGGAAGAGAACTCAAGGTTTGAAGGATGTtgctggagctattatagatccaatctattttgagatgaaggatggtTTTGGAAGGGCAGAGCACAGGATGTGGGCTGATCCGCCGCCTCTACCGCCTAAGCATTTGGAATATGCTGCACGGGATGCATATGCCACGTATGAGGTTTTTCGGAGGCTGGATGTGTTTGAGAGGGGCTTCTTCTCCTTATTCAAACATCCCGAGAAGAAGCGTGGCAGGGATTGGTGA
- the LOC139835580 gene encoding uncharacterized protein — MAAGPSYVILSDSESDEETCKRGPTIHGFEIFDKHCHFGNEVEMTKENLDHLKRQVLDYKPTIPYYVCKMGKTTNNITRGKMTFDKEYTEEHLKNYLTEPTTIPITSNTNAWVGTRVRINKVATGNAVMTTNWPDVVMGAEIKDGDICMFCFYDGTRELGCFVTRLSN; from the exons ATGGCTGCTGGTCCATCGTACGTCATCCTCAGCGACAGCGAAAGCGATGAAGAGACCTGTAAAAGAG GTCCAACTATTCATGGATTTGAAATCTTTGACAAGCACTGTCACTTCGGAAATGAAGTTGAAATGACCAAGGAAAATCTGGATCATCTCAAAAGGCAAGTACTTGACTACAAGCCAACAATCCCATATTATGTATGCAAGATGGGGAAGACAACGAACAACATCACGAGAGGCAAAATG ACTTTCGATAAGGAATACACTGAAGAACACCTAAAGAATTATCTAACGGAGCCAACAACAATTCCAATAACCTCCAACACAAATGCCTGGGTTGGTACACGGGTAAGGATAAACAAAGTTGCAACTGGAAATGCAGTGATGACAACAAATTGGCCAGATGTAGTCATGGGTGCAGAAATAAAAGATGGAGATATCTGCATGTTCTGCTTCTACGACGGAACAAGAGAACTCGGCTGCTTCGTGACACGTCTTAGCAACTGA